In Acinetobacter sp. TGL-Y2, a genomic segment contains:
- a CDS encoding FeoA family protein has protein sequence MRLSDLKVKEKGVIVKVNRHSQDAQTQPDLVASRLETLGFIPGTAVQVITKGIFGGDPILIQIGFTRFALRKIEAEKIEIESGVTA, from the coding sequence GTGCGTTTATCAGATTTAAAAGTGAAGGAGAAAGGTGTCATTGTGAAAGTGAATCGTCATTCACAGGATGCTCAAACTCAACCCGATCTTGTGGCAAGTCGTTTAGAAACGCTGGGGTTCATACCTGGAACAGCTGTTCAAGTGATTACCAAAGGTATTTTTGGTGGTGATCCTATTTTAATTCAAATTGGATTTACCCGTTTTGCTTTACGCAAAATTGAAGCTGAAAAAATTGAAATAGAATCGGGAGTCACGGCATGA
- the feoB gene encoding ferrous iron transporter B, whose amino-acid sequence MSDALRIALVGNPNCGKTSLFNHLTGTRQKVANYAGVTVERKMGQFTLPSGKAVRVLDLPGTYSLEATSPDEAITRDVVQGKIAEEGQQNAFLCVVDATNLNLHLGLVLEMIELGRPMLVVLNMMDEARRRGIQINSQKLAQRLGVPVVETVAVRSAGIENLMNALEQGKYAKPHTELSGLKGDHHQQIATIMSDVVQFADQEDKRSDFLDKIFLHPVLGLVSLAVMMFVVFQAVFAWAAPFMDGIETFFGWLGEVVGGWIAHPMLNSLVVDGVIAGAGGVVVFLPQILILFFFILVLEESGYLPRAAFLLDKLMFKAGLSGRAFIPLLSSFACAIPGIMATRSISDPRDRLTTIFVAPLMTCSARLPVYALLIAAFIPAHTVWGIFNLQGLVLFALYMAGIVSALAVSFVMKFFQKDKSQHMLLMELPSYRFPDIKSVFIGLLDRAKIFLKRVGGIIFALSIILWFLCTFPQPPEGATLPAIDYSLAGMLGHLIQPIFAPLGFNWQICIALIPAMAAREVVVAALGTVYALSAVDEDAMTEGLSSIISGGGDLGWSLATGLSLLVWFIYAPHCLATLATIKRETGSWKTVGVMTAYLFGLAYLMAFLTYQIATHYWG is encoded by the coding sequence ATGAGTGATGCATTACGTATTGCCCTTGTTGGTAATCCAAACTGTGGTAAGACTTCATTATTTAACCATTTAACTGGCACACGTCAAAAAGTGGCGAACTACGCGGGCGTAACGGTCGAGCGTAAAATGGGGCAGTTCACATTGCCTTCGGGTAAAGCGGTTCGTGTACTGGATCTACCCGGCACCTATAGTTTAGAGGCGACCAGTCCAGACGAAGCCATTACCCGTGATGTAGTGCAAGGTAAAATTGCAGAAGAAGGTCAACAAAATGCGTTCTTGTGTGTGGTCGATGCAACCAACTTGAATTTACATTTGGGCTTGGTCTTAGAAATGATCGAACTGGGTCGTCCAATGCTCGTAGTACTGAACATGATGGATGAAGCACGCCGTCGGGGGATTCAAATTAATAGCCAAAAACTGGCTCAGCGTCTGGGTGTGCCCGTGGTTGAAACCGTTGCTGTGCGTAGTGCCGGTATTGAAAACCTGATGAATGCTTTAGAACAAGGCAAGTATGCAAAACCGCATACTGAGCTCAGTGGTTTAAAAGGCGATCATCATCAGCAAATTGCAACCATCATGAGTGACGTGGTGCAGTTTGCAGATCAAGAAGATAAACGCTCTGACTTCCTCGATAAAATATTTTTACATCCAGTTCTAGGTCTTGTTAGCCTTGCTGTGATGATGTTTGTAGTCTTCCAAGCTGTATTTGCTTGGGCTGCACCGTTTATGGACGGGATTGAAACCTTTTTTGGCTGGTTAGGTGAGGTTGTCGGTGGTTGGATTGCGCATCCTATGCTGAACAGCCTCGTGGTCGATGGTGTGATCGCGGGCGCGGGTGGTGTAGTGGTGTTCTTGCCGCAAATTTTGATTCTGTTCTTCTTTATTTTGGTGTTGGAAGAATCAGGTTATTTGCCTCGCGCAGCCTTCTTACTCGATAAACTGATGTTCAAAGCAGGACTGTCTGGTCGTGCCTTTATTCCATTGCTGTCAAGTTTTGCCTGTGCCATTCCGGGCATTATGGCGACGCGCAGTATTTCAGATCCGCGTGATCGTCTGACCACCATTTTTGTTGCCCCTTTAATGACTTGTTCGGCACGACTTCCCGTCTATGCCTTGCTGATTGCTGCATTTATTCCAGCGCATACCGTGTGGGGTATATTTAACCTTCAAGGTTTGGTGCTGTTTGCATTGTATATGGCTGGGATCGTGAGTGCATTGGCTGTGTCATTTGTAATGAAGTTTTTCCAAAAAGATAAGTCGCAACATATGTTGTTGATGGAGTTACCTAGCTACCGCTTCCCCGATATTAAGAGTGTTTTTATTGGTTTACTGGACCGTGCAAAAATCTTCTTAAAACGTGTCGGTGGCATTATCTTTGCCTTGTCGATCATTCTTTGGTTCTTGTGTACTTTCCCACAACCCCCAGAAGGTGCGACTTTACCCGCGATTGATTATTCACTTGCAGGCATGTTGGGACATCTGATCCAACCGATTTTTGCGCCACTTGGGTTTAATTGGCAAATTTGTATTGCCTTGATTCCAGCGATGGCAGCACGTGAAGTGGTGGTGGCTGCACTGGGTACGGTGTATGCCTTGTCTGCTGTTGATGAAGACGCCATGACCGAAGGCTTATCTAGCATTATTAGTGGTGGGGGTGACTTAGGTTGGTCTTTGGCAACAGGCTTGTCACTCTTGGTATGGTTTATCTATGCACCGCATTGCTTAGCCACCCTTGCAACCATTAAGCGTGAAACAGGTTCGTGGAAAACAGTGGGTGTAATGACTGCTTACTTGTTCGGTTTGGCTTATTTAATGGCATTCCTGACCTATCAAATCGCGACACATTACTGGGGTTAA
- a CDS encoding DUF6587 family protein encodes MVETLIVAALVLWSALVVFKKFFPQTSNSFFSSLSTACANRDWTMLAKWLKPAMASGCGGNCGCDAQDDAQKPAQKVEVQAVKWK; translated from the coding sequence ATGGTTGAAACGTTGATTGTCGCTGCTTTGGTGCTTTGGAGCGCACTGGTGGTGTTTAAGAAATTTTTTCCTCAAACATCAAATTCGTTTTTTTCTTCATTGTCGACGGCATGTGCAAATCGTGACTGGACAATGCTGGCAAAATGGCTCAAACCTGCAATGGCGTCAGGCTGTGGCGGGAACTGTGGTTGCGATGCACAGGACGATGCCCAAAAACCAGCGCAGAAAGTTGAAGTTCAAGCTGTCAAATGGAAATAA
- the murD gene encoding UDP-N-acetylmuramoyl-L-alanine--D-glutamate ligase, with amino-acid sequence MLIQRGGLKVVAGLGISGVSAVNFLHEKGYRVAVTDSRAIPPGHDQIPAAVQTSFGQFDLELLLQAEEIIISPGLDPKLPEIQAAIAKGIPVVSEIQILRRATDKPIIAITGSNAKSTVTTLMGLMAADAGINVAVGGNLGRPALDLTKDDPELYILELSSFQLETTSHLNADVAVVLNISEDHLDRHGDMFAYHTAKHRIFQGVKKVVHNRDDSLTRPLVPDATPMQSFGLNAPDMNQYGVLRDTDGTIWLARGRERLLKSSDMYMQGLHNIANALACLALGEAIGLPLAGMLETLKTFKGLEHRCEFVKELNGVRYYNDSKGTNIGATLAALDGLGAAIEAQGGRVAIILGGQGKGQDFSALCNALSKYAKVAVLIGEDRAVIEQAIQGTTCLMHANSLKEAVALCEQHTQAHDVVLLSPACASFDMFTGYPERGRQFVALVNELN; translated from the coding sequence ATGTTAATACAACGTGGTGGTTTAAAAGTTGTTGCTGGGCTTGGTATTTCAGGTGTTTCAGCGGTAAATTTTTTGCATGAGAAAGGCTACCGTGTTGCTGTTACAGACTCCCGTGCTATCCCGCCGGGGCATGATCAAATTCCAGCGGCAGTTCAAACCAGTTTTGGTCAATTTGATCTAGAATTATTATTACAAGCTGAAGAAATTATTATTAGTCCAGGACTTGATCCAAAACTTCCAGAAATTCAAGCTGCGATTGCAAAAGGCATTCCAGTGGTCAGTGAAATTCAAATTCTACGCCGTGCAACAGACAAGCCCATCATTGCCATTACCGGTTCAAATGCCAAAAGTACGGTCACGACCTTGATGGGACTCATGGCAGCAGATGCAGGTATCAATGTGGCTGTGGGGGGGAATTTAGGGCGTCCAGCATTGGATTTAACCAAAGATGATCCTGAGCTCTATATTTTAGAGCTATCAAGTTTTCAGCTGGAAACCACCTCGCATTTGAATGCGGATGTGGCAGTGGTTTTAAATATCAGTGAAGATCACTTAGACCGTCATGGTGATATGTTTGCTTATCACACTGCCAAACATCGTATTTTCCAAGGGGTGAAAAAAGTCGTTCACAACCGTGATGACTCTTTGACTCGCCCTTTGGTACCTGATGCAACCCCAATGCAAAGTTTTGGTTTAAATGCACCTGACATGAATCAGTATGGTGTATTGCGAGACACAGATGGTACCATTTGGCTCGCACGTGGTCGTGAACGCTTATTGAAAAGTTCTGACATGTATATGCAAGGGCTACACAATATTGCCAATGCTTTAGCGTGTTTGGCACTGGGTGAAGCGATTGGTCTACCTCTGGCGGGCATGCTTGAAACCTTAAAAACATTTAAGGGTTTAGAGCATCGCTGTGAGTTTGTAAAAGAGCTCAATGGCGTCCGTTATTATAACGACTCGAAGGGCACCAATATTGGCGCGACCTTAGCCGCTCTGGATGGTTTAGGGGCTGCAATTGAAGCGCAAGGTGGTCGTGTTGCCATTATTTTAGGTGGACAAGGCAAAGGTCAGGACTTTAGCGCACTGTGTAATGCCTTAAGCAAATATGCCAAAGTAGCGGTACTGATTGGTGAAGATCGCGCTGTGATTGAGCAGGCGATTCAGGGCACTACATGCCTAATGCATGCAAATAGTCTAAAAGAGGCGGTGGCCCTGTGTGAACAACATACTCAAGCACATGACGTGGTGCTGCTGTCGCCTGCATGTGCAAGTTTTGATATGTTTACCGGTTATCCAGAGCGCGGTCGTCAATTCGTTGCACTCGTGAATGAACTGAATTAA
- the ftsW gene encoding putative lipid II flippase FtsW, producing MAGLAQTTIAKVAKTYERWLPKVPEEITTRNVLIFCVVALLCIGTVMVGSASMPYAERLHENPFHYVIRHGISIVVAFFAAVLAYRISLNRWFNNTFPLWLITIVLLIAVLVVGSEVNGSTRWIRLAGFTFQPTEAAKVMMAIFTADYVVRRAEEVRNNIKGLVRLGVIMLLTVGLIIAEPDLGATVVIALTMLGVFFLAGAPLIQFGIALGAIVAAFVFLVVFEPYRFERLISFTNPWADPLGTGYQLTNALMAFGRGEWFGVGLGHSIQKMSYLPEAHTDFMLAILAEEFGFFGITVVLSLSFIMVATCVKIGHRALRHQYLRAGYLAYGISIIFLLQIIVNAGMNMGVLPTKGLTLPFISYGGSSLIMCAVMISLMLKIDSTTQVKNPTKEESSF from the coding sequence ATGGCTGGGTTAGCTCAGACAACAATTGCTAAAGTGGCAAAAACATATGAACGCTGGTTACCCAAAGTACCCGAGGAAATCACCACGCGTAATGTACTCATCTTTTGTGTGGTGGCTTTACTGTGTATTGGTACAGTCATGGTCGGCTCAGCGTCCATGCCCTATGCAGAGCGTTTACATGAAAACCCGTTTCATTATGTCATTCGACATGGGATCTCGATTGTGGTGGCTTTTTTTGCTGCCGTGTTGGCCTATCGTATTTCTTTAAATAGATGGTTTAACAATACTTTTCCGCTATGGTTAATTACTATTGTCTTGCTGATTGCAGTGCTGGTGGTGGGCTCAGAAGTCAACGGGTCAACCCGTTGGATTCGACTGGCTGGCTTTACCTTCCAGCCAACGGAAGCGGCCAAAGTGATGATGGCGATTTTTACCGCAGACTACGTGGTACGCCGTGCCGAAGAGGTGCGAAATAACATTAAAGGCTTGGTTCGGTTGGGCGTGATCATGCTGCTCACCGTGGGGCTGATTATTGCGGAGCCTGACTTAGGTGCAACTGTAGTCATTGCATTGACCATGTTGGGCGTGTTCTTCTTGGCGGGTGCGCCTTTAATTCAATTTGGTATAGCACTGGGTGCTATTGTTGCGGCATTTGTATTTTTGGTCGTGTTTGAGCCGTATCGTTTTGAACGACTCATTTCTTTTACCAATCCCTGGGCAGATCCTTTGGGAACCGGTTATCAGCTGACCAATGCGCTGATGGCGTTTGGTCGAGGTGAGTGGTTTGGGGTAGGGCTAGGACACAGCATCCAAAAAATGTCTTATTTGCCTGAAGCACATACCGACTTTATGTTGGCAATTTTGGCTGAGGAATTTGGCTTCTTCGGTATTACCGTGGTGTTGAGCTTATCATTTATCATGGTTGCAACTTGTGTCAAAATTGGACATCGTGCTTTACGTCACCAATACCTACGTGCAGGTTATTTGGCTTATGGCATCAGTATTATTTTCTTATTACAGATTATCGTCAACGCAGGCATGAACATGGGCGTTTTACCCACCAAAGGTTTAACCTTACCGTTTATTAGTTACGGGGGTTCATCTTTAATTATGTGTGCCGTCATGATCAGTTTAATGTTGAAAATTGATTCAACCACACAGGTGAAAAACCCAACCAAAGAGGAATCCAGCTTCTAA
- a CDS encoding zinc-ribbon domain-containing protein, with translation MFFIFGIGPKTIKINKGQFLCPVCRSDSAYEVKQQRNYFSLFFIPLSKAKQGQVVCLNCGTHMPTSVLQN, from the coding sequence ATGTTTTTTATTTTTGGGATTGGACCTAAAACCATTAAAATAAATAAGGGACAGTTTCTCTGCCCTGTCTGCAGAAGCGATAGTGCCTATGAAGTTAAGCAACAGCGTAATTATTTTTCTTTGTTTTTCATTCCGCTGTCAAAAGCCAAACAAGGTCAAGTGGTCTGTTTAAATTGTGGGACACATATGCCCACGAGTGTGCTACAAAACTAG
- the gluQRS gene encoding tRNA glutamyl-Q(34) synthetase GluQRS, which yields MHSNAQQQNQAALSRYSGRFAPSPTGPLHFGSLITAVASYCEAKSQHGRWIVRIEDTDIPRIYSGSEQHILSCLDAFGFESDAEIIFQKDRLHIYESVLGHLQSQDLIYACQCTRKMLGSNHIYTGTCRHLGLSFDQQAIRVKVSEQNIQFHDLLQGQQSANLALELGDFVLKRRDGIINYQLAVVVDDYLQGISHVVRGADLLDNTARQIWLGRLLGYPELCYMHLPLAMNDRGAKLSKQNHAQALDITQSSTLLLKALIALGQLPVDLDQPERMLTQAVAQWDRRQIPKGGEIRGIFA from the coding sequence ATACACAGCAATGCGCAGCAGCAAAACCAAGCTGCGCTGAGTCGCTACTCAGGTCGGTTCGCGCCATCGCCAACCGGCCCTTTGCATTTTGGCTCACTCATAACCGCAGTGGCGAGTTATTGTGAAGCCAAATCTCAGCACGGACGTTGGATTGTTCGGATTGAAGATACCGATATTCCACGTATCTATTCTGGCAGTGAACAGCATATCCTGAGCTGTCTTGATGCATTCGGTTTTGAATCCGATGCTGAAATCATTTTCCAAAAAGATCGTCTACATATTTACGAATCTGTCTTAGGACATCTTCAATCTCAAGATCTCATTTACGCTTGCCAATGTACCCGAAAAATGTTGGGTTCAAACCATATCTATACAGGTACCTGTCGTCATCTGGGACTGTCTTTTGATCAGCAAGCCATTCGGGTCAAGGTGTCCGAGCAAAATATTCAGTTTCATGATCTGCTACAAGGTCAGCAAAGCGCTAACTTGGCGCTTGAGTTAGGCGACTTCGTCTTAAAAAGACGTGATGGTATTATCAATTATCAGCTGGCTGTGGTGGTCGATGATTATTTGCAAGGCATCAGCCATGTAGTCCGAGGTGCGGATCTTTTGGACAATACTGCACGTCAAATTTGGTTAGGTCGCTTACTTGGCTATCCTGAGCTATGCTATATGCATCTGCCCTTAGCAATGAATGATCGTGGTGCAAAACTATCTAAACAAAATCATGCCCAAGCTTTAGATATCACTCAGTCCAGTACCCTTCTTCTAAAAGCCTTAATTGCTCTGGGACAATTACCTGTGGACTTAGATCAGCCAGAAAGAATGTTGACACAAGCGGTCGCGCAATGGGATCGGCGGCAAATTCCAAAAGGTGGTGAAATCCGAGGTATTTTTGCTTAG
- the dksA gene encoding RNA polymerase-binding protein DksA translates to MANDNQNQVLEETNVVAGEKAVKRVRKTKPKTTEGGTTASLFGIEPYQPKKNEEYMSEAQLEHFRQILLAWKEELMSEVDRTLNTMQDENTALPDVNDRATQEEEFAIELRTRDRERKLIRKIEQSIDAIKNDDYGFCETCGIEIGLRRLEARPTATLCIDCKTLAEIKEKQNNG, encoded by the coding sequence ATGGCGAATGACAACCAGAATCAAGTCTTGGAAGAGACTAACGTAGTTGCTGGCGAAAAAGCTGTCAAACGCGTGCGTAAAACCAAACCAAAGACGACTGAAGGTGGCACTACAGCAAGTCTATTTGGTATCGAGCCTTATCAGCCGAAAAAAAATGAAGAATACATGTCTGAAGCACAGCTTGAACATTTCCGCCAAATTCTTTTGGCTTGGAAAGAAGAGTTGATGTCTGAAGTCGATCGTACTTTAAATACCATGCAAGATGAAAATACTGCATTGCCTGACGTCAACGATCGTGCAACTCAAGAAGAAGAGTTTGCGATTGAGCTACGTACACGTGACCGTGAACGTAAATTGATTCGTAAAATTGAGCAATCCATTGATGCGATCAAAAATGATGACTATGGTTTCTGTGAAACCTGTGGTATTGAAATCGGTTTACGTCGATTGGAAGCACGCCCAACTGCAACCCTTTGTATTGACTGCAAAACTTTAGCTGAAATCAAAGAGAAGCAAAATAACGGTTAA
- the cpdA gene encoding 3',5'-cyclic-AMP phosphodiesterase, translating to MIALNKTTATEKIIIQISDTHLMDHPDATFVEMNPEMSFHAVIEDILKHYPEIDAIVHTGDLAQVAKPETYARYQAFMQKLNIPFYQIPGNHDDIQYFPFETPDPMPTVLAFADWRMVLLNSAVSQKVDGWIKTEQLEHLKNILDANQQYSVVLACHHHPLEMKSNWIDRHKLKNTEELTEVLAKHNNIKAVIFGHVHQDSLNLWKNIQFLSTPSTSVQFKPLSFDFALDDIAPGYRSILLKDNGEFDTLVHRVQKYRQKFNKEISGY from the coding sequence ATGATTGCGCTTAATAAGACCACTGCCACTGAAAAAATCATTATTCAAATTTCAGATACGCATTTGATGGATCATCCAGATGCGACTTTTGTGGAAATGAATCCCGAAATGAGTTTTCATGCCGTCATCGAAGATATTTTGAAGCATTATCCTGAAATTGATGCAATTGTGCATACTGGTGATTTGGCTCAAGTGGCTAAACCTGAAACCTATGCACGTTATCAAGCGTTTATGCAAAAGCTGAATATTCCGTTTTATCAAATTCCGGGCAATCACGACGATATTCAGTATTTTCCATTTGAAACACCAGATCCGATGCCAACAGTCTTGGCATTTGCAGACTGGCGTATGGTTTTACTCAACAGTGCTGTATCCCAAAAAGTAGATGGGTGGATCAAAACCGAACAGCTTGAACATCTCAAAAATATTTTAGACGCCAATCAACAGTATTCTGTGGTCTTGGCCTGTCACCATCATCCGCTCGAAATGAAATCCAATTGGATTGATCGTCATAAACTGAAAAACACTGAAGAACTCACTGAAGTCTTGGCAAAGCACAACAATATTAAAGCGGTGATTTTTGGGCACGTGCATCAAGATTCGCTTAATCTTTGGAAAAATATTCAGTTCTTATCAACACCTTCGACCTCAGTGCAGTTTAAACCTTTGAGCTTTGATTTTGCTTTAGATGATATTGCACCGGGGTATCGCAGTATCTTGTTAAAAGACAATGGCGAGTTCGATACATTGGTGCATCGTGTACAAAAATACCGTCAAAAATTTAATAAAGAAATTTCAGGTTATTAG
- a CDS encoding NUDIX domain-containing protein, whose product MKILEHASYNKNDFEIKSREFLYTGFIRVEKISLRHQLFNQTQYSALIQRELIHRKEAAGVLIYNDQQQRFALIEQFRVGAIDDAVSPWQLEIIAGVLDGDESPESCIRRESLEESGCKIEGLAHLYSFYPSAGACDEIFHLYVAEAKLPEQGGIFGMPDEGENIQLHIISYQDLPALFSSQRLRNAPVIMALQWLKQHIAAYSAH is encoded by the coding sequence ATGAAAATTCTAGAACACGCTTCATATAACAAGAACGATTTTGAAATCAAGTCTCGTGAATTCCTATACACAGGTTTTATTCGGGTTGAAAAAATTAGCTTGCGTCATCAACTGTTCAATCAAACACAATACTCCGCGCTGATTCAACGTGAATTAATTCATCGCAAAGAAGCCGCTGGGGTACTGATCTATAATGACCAACAACAACGTTTTGCACTCATTGAACAATTCCGTGTCGGCGCTATCGACGATGCAGTTTCACCTTGGCAACTGGAAATTATTGCTGGGGTACTCGATGGCGATGAATCCCCTGAAAGCTGTATTCGCCGTGAAAGTTTAGAAGAATCAGGCTGTAAAATTGAAGGCTTAGCGCATTTATATAGCTTCTACCCCTCTGCGGGTGCTTGCGATGAAATTTTCCATCTGTATGTAGCAGAGGCTAAACTGCCTGAACAGGGCGGCATATTTGGTATGCCAGATGAAGGAGAAAATATTCAATTGCATATTATAAGTTATCAGGACTTACCCGCGTTATTCTCATCTCAGCGACTGCGTAACGCACCGGTGATTATGGCACTGCAATGGCTTAAACAGCATATTGCTGCATATTCAGCGCACTGA
- the thiC gene encoding phosphomethylpyrimidine synthase ThiC, with translation MNQLTNLSADTSAQLEHDAKNLTRILPASQKVYLQGSRPDIQVPMRQIALSDTPTGLGGETNPPIMVYDTSGAYTDPNIAIDLNMGLPHVRDAWIEARKDSEILAHLTSTFGQQRLKDLRTANIRFKHIQKPRRAQLGKNVTQMHYAKQGIITPEMEYIAIRENQRQLDGVDCRQHAGQNFGAHHLMEITPEFVRKEVAEGRAIIPANINHPELEPMIIGRNFLVKINANIGNSALGSSIDEEVAKMTWATRWGADTIMDLSTGKNIHETREWIIRNSPVPIGTVPIYQALEKVDGVAEDLTWEIFKDTLIEQAEQGVDYFTIHAGVLLRYVPMTANRLTGIVSRGGSIMAQWCLAHHQENFLYTHFDDICDIMKAYDVSFSLGDGLRPGCIQDANDEAQFNELRTLGELTQRAWQHDVQVMIEGPGHVPMHMIKENMDLQLEVCKEAPFYTLGPLTTDIAPGYDHITSAIGAAMIGWYGTAMLCYVTPKEHLGLPNIKDVKDGIITYKIAAHAADLAKGHPGAQVRDNALSKARFEFRWEDQFNLSLDPDTARSMHDETLPKDAHKSAHFCSMCGPKFCSMKISQNVRDYAQNNPVMDQESMKNQEIELGLNAMKAEYQKHGKKLYQKL, from the coding sequence ATGAACCAATTAACGAATCTCTCTGCTGATACCTCAGCACAACTCGAACACGATGCCAAAAACTTAACGCGTATCTTACCCGCGTCGCAAAAAGTGTATCTACAAGGCTCTCGCCCTGACATTCAAGTGCCTATGCGTCAAATTGCACTTAGTGATACTCCAACTGGATTGGGTGGTGAAACCAATCCACCTATTATGGTCTATGACACCTCTGGCGCATATACAGATCCGAACATTGCTATTGATCTTAATATGGGATTGCCTCATGTTCGAGATGCTTGGATTGAGGCACGAAAGGACAGCGAAATTTTAGCTCACTTAACGTCTACGTTTGGACAACAACGTCTCAAAGACCTGCGTACTGCTAATATTCGCTTCAAGCATATTCAAAAACCTAGACGCGCCCAACTCGGCAAAAATGTCACCCAAATGCATTATGCCAAACAAGGTATCATTACCCCTGAAATGGAATACATTGCGATTCGGGAAAATCAGCGTCAACTGGATGGTGTAGATTGTCGTCAACATGCAGGGCAAAATTTTGGTGCGCATCATTTGATGGAAATCACCCCAGAATTTGTACGTAAAGAAGTGGCCGAAGGGCGCGCCATCATTCCAGCCAACATTAATCACCCTGAGCTTGAGCCGATGATTATCGGGCGTAATTTTTTGGTGAAAATCAATGCCAATATTGGTAACTCCGCGCTCGGCTCTAGCATAGATGAAGAAGTGGCCAAAATGACTTGGGCGACGCGTTGGGGCGCAGACACCATCATGGATTTATCGACGGGTAAAAATATCCATGAAACCCGCGAATGGATTATTCGCAATTCCCCTGTTCCGATTGGCACAGTGCCGATTTATCAAGCTTTAGAAAAAGTCGATGGCGTGGCAGAAGATCTGACTTGGGAAATTTTTAAAGACACGCTCATTGAACAAGCAGAACAAGGCGTGGATTACTTCACCATCCACGCTGGCGTACTTTTAAGATACGTGCCTATGACGGCGAACCGACTGACTGGAATTGTTTCGCGTGGCGGTTCAATTATGGCGCAGTGGTGCTTGGCACATCATCAGGAAAATTTCCTATACACTCATTTCGATGATATTTGCGACATCATGAAAGCCTACGATGTCTCATTCAGTTTAGGTGATGGCTTACGCCCAGGCTGCATTCAAGATGCCAATGATGAAGCGCAATTCAACGAGCTACGCACTTTAGGCGAACTCACCCAGCGTGCATGGCAACATGACGTACAGGTGATGATTGAAGGTCCGGGACATGTACCGATGCATATGATTAAGGAAAATATGGATCTACAATTGGAAGTCTGTAAGGAAGCGCCGTTTTATACGCTTGGGCCACTCACCACAGATATTGCACCGGGCTATGACCATATTACATCAGCCATTGGCGCTGCCATGATTGGCTGGTACGGTACAGCCATGCTGTGTTATGTCACCCCAAAAGAGCATTTGGGACTGCCCAATATCAAGGATGTCAAAGATGGCATCATTACCTATAAAATTGCAGCGCATGCCGCAGATCTCGCCAAAGGACATCCTGGCGCACAAGTTCGAGACAATGCGCTGTCTAAGGCACGCTTTGAGTTTCGCTGGGAAGATCAATTCAATTTAAGTTTAGATCCAGATACCGCGCGTTCGATGCATGATGAAACCCTACCCAAAGATGCCCATAAATCTGCTCATTTTTGTTCCATGTGCGGTCCAAAATTCTGCTCCATGAAAATCAGCCAAAACGTGCGTGACTATGCACAAAACAACCCCGTTATGGATCAAGAAAGCATGAAAAATCAGGAGATTGAACTGGGTCTAAATGCGATGAAGGCTGAATATCAAAAACACGGGAAAAAGTTGTATCAGAAACTGTAA